The following are from one region of the Flavobacteriales bacterium genome:
- a CDS encoding SDR family oxidoreductase — translation MGNNLLKGKKGIIFGALNDMSIAWKVAERCYEEGAEIVLTNAPVAMRMGEINNLAAKCGNAPVIPADATSMEDMENLVAKAMEHFGGKFDFVLHSIGMSLNVRKGKPYNDLNHEWMLKTMDISAISFHKLLQTCMKKDALNDWGSVLGLTYIAAQRVFPDYNEMAEAKSLLESIARSFGYHYGVSKKVRVNTISQSPTMTTAGSGVKGFSEFISFSEKMSPLGNASAQDCANYCVVMFSDLTRYVTMQNLFHDGGFSNTGVTQAVIEKFAE, via the coding sequence ATGGGAAATAATCTGCTTAAAGGAAAAAAGGGAATCATTTTCGGTGCCCTGAATGATATGTCAATTGCCTGGAAAGTGGCCGAACGTTGCTATGAAGAGGGAGCTGAAATTGTATTGACCAATGCACCTGTTGCCATGCGCATGGGGGAAATTAATAATCTTGCTGCCAAGTGTGGAAATGCACCGGTTATTCCTGCAGATGCTACTTCAATGGAAGATATGGAAAACCTGGTAGCTAAAGCTATGGAGCATTTTGGTGGCAAATTCGATTTCGTGTTGCACAGTATTGGTATGTCGCTCAATGTACGCAAAGGCAAGCCTTATAACGATCTCAATCACGAATGGATGCTGAAAACAATGGATATTTCGGCTATTTCATTCCATAAATTATTGCAAACCTGCATGAAAAAAGATGCACTTAACGATTGGGGATCGGTATTGGGATTAACCTATATCGCTGCTCAACGTGTGTTTCCGGATTATAACGAAATGGCTGAGGCAAAATCGTTGCTGGAATCCATTGCCAGAAGTTTCGGATACCATTATGGCGTTTCTAAAAAAGTGCGTGTTAACACCATTTCTCAATCGCCAACCATGACCACCGCAGGCAGTGGTGTAAAAGGATTTTCTGAATTCATTTCGTTCTCAGAAAAAATGAGTCCACTTGGTAATGCATCTGCACAAGATTGTGCCAACTATTGTGTAGTAATGTTCTCTGATCTTACCCGATATGTCACCATGCAGAACCTTTTCCACGATGGAGGATTTTCCAATACAGGAGTCACACAGGCCGTGATTGAAAAGTTTGCTGAATAA